In a genomic window of bacterium:
- a CDS encoding DUF2236 domain-containing protein, which translates to MQLVHYPALAERARSQRTALPAVYGKIDFDKTPFRFTRDPADRSALPAWVAPRRPLLDDERAVELVRSTTMLGDVVADRYAALLGRYGLQELVGMLRQACREGVECVPGAPDELRALIASMEARPTWLDMDLVEEGARHLRVSAAYLSPFLIRGAFLATFLNSYAALPMALTGALSERRAAFRINETASFFAVTTLPGALDRHQAGFEAAAMVRLMHSIVRFNALTRSDRWDVDVYGVPVPQIDQVPAGMVNVYLLAMRARRRGRTTFDARERVMLEFSRYRAYLLGLPEELLPATQDDVIRVVHARAACLRDDFDTTCHALVGATMEAYLRPTRTPFDRAFDAVEKSWSKMFLLGFRGGDRKAAAAMGVPIRAADFARVALTAPFILGRFTGVRLASRLPLLRNAVDGYTVRLVGKRLAAYGRPEYTTDPSTYRG; encoded by the coding sequence ATGCAACTCGTGCACTACCCCGCGCTCGCGGAACGCGCTCGCAGCCAGCGCACCGCGCTTCCCGCCGTCTACGGCAAGATCGACTTCGACAAGACCCCGTTCCGCTTCACGCGCGACCCGGCCGACAGGTCGGCGCTGCCCGCGTGGGTCGCCCCGCGCCGGCCGCTCCTCGACGACGAGCGCGCGGTCGAGCTCGTCCGCTCGACCACGATGCTGGGCGACGTCGTCGCCGACCGCTACGCCGCGCTGCTCGGGCGCTATGGCCTGCAGGAGCTCGTCGGCATGCTGCGCCAGGCGTGCCGCGAGGGCGTCGAATGCGTCCCGGGCGCCCCCGACGAGCTGCGCGCGCTGATCGCGTCGATGGAGGCCAGGCCCACCTGGCTCGACATGGACCTCGTCGAAGAAGGCGCTCGCCACCTGCGCGTGAGCGCGGCCTACCTCTCGCCGTTCCTCATCCGCGGCGCGTTCCTGGCGACGTTCCTCAACAGCTATGCCGCGCTCCCCATGGCGCTCACCGGCGCGCTCTCGGAGCGCCGCGCGGCCTTCCGCATCAACGAGACGGCGAGCTTCTTCGCCGTCACCACCCTGCCCGGCGCGCTGGATCGCCACCAGGCCGGCTTCGAGGCGGCCGCGATGGTGCGGCTGATGCACTCGATCGTCCGCTTCAACGCGCTGACCCGCTCCGATCGCTGGGACGTCGACGTCTACGGCGTGCCCGTCCCGCAGATCGATCAGGTGCCCGCCGGCATGGTCAACGTCTACCTGCTAGCGATGCGCGCCCGCCGCCGCGGCCGCACCACCTTCGACGCACGCGAGCGCGTCATGCTCGAATTCAGCCGCTACCGCGCCTACCTGCTCGGGCTGCCCGAGGAGCTGCTGCCAGCGACACAGGACGACGTCATCCGCGTGGTACACGCGCGCGCCGCCTGTCTGCGGGACGACTTCGACACGACCTGCCACGCCCTCGTCGGCGCGACGATGGAGGCGTACCTGCGGCCGACGCGGACCCCGTTCGATCGCGCCTTCGACGCCGTCGAGAAGAGCTGGAGCAAGATGTTCCTGCTCGGCTTCCGCGGTGGTGACCGCAAGGCCGCCGCCGCCATGGGCGTGCCGATCCGCGCTGCCGACTTCGCCCGCGTCGCGCTCACGGCGCCGTTCATCCTCGGGCGCTTCACGGGCGTTCGTCTCGCGAGCCGCCTGCCCCTCCTGCGCAACGCGGTCGACGGCTACACGGTCCGCCTCGTCGGCAAGCGCCTCGCCGCCTACGGCCGGCCCGAGTACACCACCGACCCGTCGACCTACCGCGGCTGA
- a CDS encoding TetR/AcrR family transcriptional regulator — protein sequence MSATERREQILDVTHAIVDAEGFHAATPGRIAGAARITRPVLYQQFGDLAGVFVALIDREGTRASAQFVAAIGRPGSLASTFEGVLDALDAHPATWRLFLVPPEGAPPALHERLAAAQRNVHRYLEGELRRRFPDLADPDYTARLLQAAGRELLRLRLVDAKHATNARLGALVRDLGACLLRGTGTPPPARAPGPRRTSACDARVPRAAPRSGARTVGRGPAPGR from the coding sequence CTGAGCGCGACGGAGCGCCGGGAGCAGATCCTCGACGTCACGCACGCGATCGTCGACGCCGAGGGCTTCCACGCGGCCACCCCGGGCCGGATCGCCGGCGCTGCGCGCATCACGCGCCCCGTGCTGTACCAGCAGTTCGGCGACCTGGCGGGCGTGTTCGTCGCGCTGATCGACCGCGAGGGCACGCGGGCCTCCGCGCAGTTCGTCGCCGCGATCGGGCGCCCCGGCTCGCTGGCGAGCACGTTCGAAGGCGTGCTCGACGCGCTCGATGCGCATCCCGCGACGTGGCGCTTGTTCCTCGTCCCGCCGGAGGGCGCGCCGCCGGCCCTGCACGAGCGACTCGCCGCCGCGCAGCGCAACGTCCACCGCTACCTCGAGGGGGAGCTGCGCCGCCGGTTCCCCGACCTCGCCGACCCCGACTATACGGCGCGGCTCCTGCAGGCGGCGGGACGCGAGCTGCTGCGGCTGCGCCTCGTCGACGCGAAGCACGCGACGAACGCGCGGCTGGGGGCGCTCGTGCGCGACCTCGGTGCGTGCCTCCTCAGGGGGACGGGAACGCCGCCGCCAGCTCGCGCGCCAGGTCCACGTAGAACGTCTGCATGCGATGCTCGAGTGCCTCGCGCCGCTCCCCGCTCGGGGGCGAGAACGGTGGGACGAGGTCCAGCCCCAGGTCGGTGA
- a CDS encoding thioredoxin reductase, with protein sequence MKETDVLLVGFGFSAIPLLRELDRSGVRYTIVSEKDGSIWASLTRSTGLDFDLVSSYYTSFYTFDLVESFGEDRYPTAREFYDMHLRYYRQYQDRIVADRVTLIENTRGRSIVHTASGERFEAKHVVISTAYRRRVVESLTTFDCSIRDQTVVFDTIGDSANLMISKLVTGDNTIICLQNGFLALDKLLFMGEQTYSLDQLEAHQMARSFPRLYGAVINFNFVPMYKVVPNFKPVAAIMALVRGVQHVLGRLFTPENFHVPFADTRRVIRADRPPKAHVPNGIIAIKYWPIDTYARKFAEELPERITQGFLLNDLPFFVSEGLVKLWSKDDTTVDETRKTIECDGTIVHYDHLIKGDAEVPRLPRITHERDGRVVDYEYVYRENHLGVIPRVLENVYLLGYTRPLTGGLSSITEMQSLLIHRLITDDPFRADMAARLDEKIARYDRKYFVTTAPGPRDHLTYYGFYTDEVARELGIELRLADCRSLRDVAKYLSYPNNPDKFRQTGRYAIDGCADFVDHVFTQHDGFKLVWQLGVTYLGYQLLTLAVFTSLFLHGWIGGWVLAAAVVGQMLFGYWAMIPVTNSCPFFRTKLLSFLLYLPMLLNPVTTLLIFPLDFVLTYALRQLPGARYPFNDLKNKKKHRGFWERYKAVYNRVRRPADVRPAVGS encoded by the coding sequence ATGAAGGAGACGGACGTCCTCCTCGTGGGATTCGGTTTCTCCGCCATCCCGCTCCTGCGCGAGCTCGACCGCTCCGGGGTGCGCTACACGATCGTCTCGGAGAAGGACGGCTCGATCTGGGCGTCGCTCACCCGCTCGACGGGGCTCGATTTCGACCTCGTCAGCTCGTACTACACGAGCTTCTACACCTTCGACCTGGTCGAGAGCTTCGGCGAGGACCGCTATCCGACCGCGCGCGAGTTCTACGACATGCATCTCCGGTACTATCGCCAGTACCAGGATCGCATCGTCGCCGACCGGGTCACGCTGATCGAGAACACGCGCGGCCGCAGCATCGTCCACACGGCGAGCGGCGAGCGCTTCGAAGCCAAGCACGTCGTGATCTCGACCGCGTATCGTCGCCGCGTGGTCGAGTCGCTCACCACGTTCGACTGCAGCATCCGCGACCAGACCGTCGTCTTCGACACGATCGGAGACTCCGCCAACCTCATGATCTCGAAGCTGGTGACGGGCGACAACACGATCATCTGCCTCCAGAACGGCTTCCTGGCCCTCGACAAGCTGCTCTTCATGGGGGAGCAGACCTACAGCCTCGACCAGCTCGAGGCGCATCAGATGGCACGGAGCTTCCCCCGCCTCTACGGCGCGGTGATCAACTTCAACTTCGTGCCGATGTACAAGGTCGTCCCGAACTTCAAGCCGGTCGCCGCGATCATGGCCCTCGTGCGGGGGGTCCAGCACGTGCTGGGACGCCTCTTCACCCCGGAGAACTTCCACGTGCCCTTCGCGGACACGCGGCGCGTGATCCGGGCCGACCGACCGCCGAAGGCCCACGTCCCGAACGGCATCATCGCGATCAAGTACTGGCCGATCGACACGTATGCGCGGAAGTTCGCCGAGGAGCTGCCCGAGCGGATCACGCAGGGCTTCCTGCTGAACGACCTCCCCTTCTTCGTGTCCGAGGGCCTGGTGAAGCTCTGGAGCAAGGACGACACCACGGTCGACGAGACGCGCAAGACCATCGAATGCGACGGGACGATCGTCCACTACGACCACCTGATCAAAGGCGACGCCGAGGTGCCGCGGCTTCCGCGGATCACCCACGAGCGGGACGGACGGGTCGTCGACTACGAGTACGTGTACCGCGAGAACCATCTCGGCGTGATCCCGCGCGTCCTCGAGAACGTCTACCTGCTCGGCTACACGCGGCCGCTCACGGGCGGCCTCTCCAGCATCACCGAGATGCAGTCGCTGCTCATCCACCGGCTGATCACCGACGACCCGTTCCGCGCCGACATGGCCGCACGCCTCGACGAGAAGATCGCGCGCTACGACCGGAAGTACTTCGTCACCACCGCGCCGGGTCCGCGCGATCACCTCACCTACTACGGCTTCTACACCGACGAGGTCGCGCGGGAGCTCGGCATCGAGCTGCGCCTCGCCGACTGCCGAAGCCTCCGCGACGTCGCGAAGTATCTCAGCTACCCGAACAACCCGGACAAGTTCCGGCAGACCGGCCGCTATGCGATCGACGGGTGCGCCGACTTCGTCGACCACGTCTTCACACAGCACGACGGCTTCAAGCTGGTCTGGCAGCTGGGCGTCACCTACCTGGGCTATCAGCTGCTGACGCTCGCGGTCTTCACCTCGCTGTTCCTCCACGGCTGGATCGGCGGCTGGGTGCTGGCGGCGGCCGTCGTCGGCCAGATGCTCTTCGGCTACTGGGCGATGATCCCGGTCACCAACAGCTGCCCCTTCTTCCGCACGAAGCTCCTGTCCTTCCTGCTGTACCTCCCGATGCTGCTGAACCCCGTGACGACGCTGCTGATCTTCCCGCTCGACTTCGTGCTGACCTACGCCCTGCGGCAGCTTCCGGGCGCGCGCTACCCGTTCAACGACCTCAAGAACAAGAAGAAGCACCGCGGGTTCTGGGAGCGGTACAAAGCGGTCTACAATCGCGTGCGACGACCGGCGGACGTGCGGCCGGCGGTGGGGAGCTGA
- a CDS encoding LLM class flavin-dependent oxidoreductase — MRFGIQLGIGLDDVARLRDQAQLVEELGYDVVYFPDHLVYEGPERQRVPGPAFDAMALAVIAAGATRRVRIGHLVLCNLLRHPAVTAQSLATLDHVSGGRALAGLGSGWTETEFRMTGIPFPPIGERLRMLDESLTCIRGLWQDEPFTHHGEFFHFEGADLVPKTVQKPHPRIVLGGGGKGLLRIAARHADVLNVVPAVGHRGHISMASVAALDDDATHAAIDFVRAEAARNGRDPQAIEISNFAFTMLLADTPAASRTMRESLAAGLGVSPEAAARAPLSLVGTPDELVAELRRRRDAWNLRELVFQMADEAAVRRFAREVMPALRE, encoded by the coding sequence ATGCGATTCGGCATCCAGCTCGGTATCGGCCTCGACGACGTCGCGCGGCTCCGCGATCAGGCCCAGCTCGTCGAGGAGCTCGGGTACGACGTCGTCTACTTCCCGGACCACCTCGTCTACGAGGGGCCGGAGCGCCAGCGGGTGCCGGGCCCAGCGTTCGACGCGATGGCGCTGGCGGTCATCGCCGCCGGGGCCACGCGCCGGGTGCGCATCGGGCACCTCGTGCTCTGCAACCTGCTCCGCCACCCGGCGGTGACGGCCCAAAGCCTCGCCACGCTCGACCACGTCTCCGGCGGCCGAGCGCTCGCCGGCCTCGGATCGGGCTGGACGGAGACCGAGTTCCGCATGACCGGCATCCCGTTCCCCCCGATCGGCGAGCGGCTGCGCATGCTCGACGAGTCGCTCACCTGCATCCGCGGGCTCTGGCAGGACGAGCCCTTCACGCACCACGGCGAGTTCTTCCACTTCGAGGGGGCCGACCTCGTCCCGAAGACGGTCCAGAAGCCGCACCCGCGGATCGTTCTCGGCGGCGGCGGCAAGGGGCTGCTGCGCATCGCCGCGCGCCACGCCGACGTGCTGAACGTCGTCCCCGCGGTCGGTCACCGCGGCCACATCTCGATGGCGAGCGTGGCCGCCCTCGACGACGACGCCACCCACGCCGCGATCGACTTCGTGCGGGCCGAGGCGGCGCGCAACGGCCGCGATCCGCAGGCGATCGAGATCAGCAACTTCGCCTTCACCATGCTCCTCGCCGACACGCCGGCGGCGTCACGCACGATGCGCGAAAGCCTGGCCGCAGGGCTGGGCGTCTCCCCGGAGGCGGCGGCCCGCGCGCCCCTGTCGCTCGTCGGCACCCCCGACGAGCTGGTGGCGGAGCTCCGGCGTCGCCGGGACGCGTGGAACCTGCGCGAGCTCGTCTTCCAGATGGCGGACGAGGCCGCCGTGCGCCGGTTCGCACGCGAGGTGATGCCGGCCCTGCGGGAGTGA
- the msrA gene encoding peptide-methionine (S)-S-oxide reductase MsrA codes for MATTETAILAGGCFWGMQDLFRKLPGVVTTRVGYSGGDVPNATYRHHGSHAEAIEVVFDPAILSYRDLLEFFFQVHDPTTVNRQGNDVGTSYRSGIYYTSDEQRRVAEDTIADVNASGLWPGPVVTEVRPAGPFWEAEPEHQDYLLRLPGGYTCHFPRPGWKLPRRASARTA; via the coding sequence ATGGCGACGACCGAGACGGCGATCCTCGCGGGTGGGTGCTTCTGGGGGATGCAGGACCTCTTCCGGAAGCTGCCGGGCGTGGTGACCACGCGCGTCGGCTACAGCGGCGGCGACGTTCCGAACGCGACGTACCGCCATCACGGCTCGCACGCCGAAGCGATCGAAGTGGTCTTCGATCCGGCGATCCTGTCGTATCGCGATCTGCTCGAGTTCTTCTTCCAGGTCCACGATCCGACCACCGTGAATCGGCAGGGCAACGACGTCGGGACGTCGTATCGCTCCGGCATCTACTACACCTCCGACGAGCAGCGCCGCGTCGCCGAGGATACGATCGCCGACGTGAACGCCTCCGGCCTCTGGCCGGGGCCCGTCGTCACCGAAGTGCGTCCGGCCGGTCCGTTCTGGGAGGCGGAGCCGGAGCATCAGGACTACCTGCTGCGCCTTCCGGGCGGGTATACGTGTCACTTTCCGCGACCGGGCTGGAAGCTCCCGCGGCGCGCGAGCGCACGCACGGCCTGA
- the msrB gene encoding peptide-methionine (R)-S-oxide reductase MsrB, whose amino-acid sequence MAERSDSGFDLTPPPPEQRKLLEGDLTTDEANVLLGQGTEAPFCGAFLNEKRPGVFTCRLCGLPLFLSGEKFESGTGWPSFTAPFDRAHTRETRDTSHGMVRTELLCARCGSHQGHVFPDGPPPTGLRYCINSVSLGFTPAGEPLPDALGRGVPEGAAWRR is encoded by the coding sequence ATGGCCGAACGTTCCGACTCGGGATTCGACCTGACCCCTCCGCCTCCGGAGCAGCGCAAGCTTCTGGAGGGGGACCTGACGACCGATGAAGCGAACGTGCTGCTCGGTCAGGGCACGGAAGCGCCGTTCTGCGGCGCGTTCCTGAACGAGAAGCGCCCGGGCGTCTTCACCTGCCGGCTCTGCGGCCTGCCCCTGTTCCTCAGCGGGGAGAAGTTCGAGAGCGGCACCGGCTGGCCGAGCTTCACGGCGCCGTTCGACCGGGCGCACACGCGAGAGACGCGCGACACGAGTCACGGCATGGTGCGCACGGAGCTCCTCTGCGCGCGCTGCGGAAGCCACCAGGGACACGTGTTCCCGGACGGCCCGCCGCCCACGGGCCTGCGCTACTGCATCAACTCGGTGTCGCTGGGATTCACGCCCGCCGGCGAGCCGTTGCCCGACGCGCTGGGCCGCGGCGTCCCGGAGGGCGCGGCATGGCGCCGGTGA
- a CDS encoding DUF4215 domain-containing protein: MCNERELSVRFGARRLATVLLAVLALIAPVCAGADTDYAKGPDPTVGSLLVTGPYATASVSVPSSVAGFGGGVIYYPLDTSEGTYGAVVFAPGFLANSSHYSWLGERIASHGFVVFLINTNGPLDNAVSRGQQILAARTYLLTSSAVTARLDPARLAVAGHSMGGGGSLEAAKITSGLRAVIPMQPFNSNWTNWNGVTAPTLIIGSDGDTTAPVGTYAIPFFDSIPGTTQKAYIELRNALHREPVNTAFDGAENPVHAMYTVVWLKVFVDDDARYAPFLCPNPGPSDAIRDFRIDCPSVPTCGDGVVAGDEACDDGGTLDGDGCSSTCTLEAGWSCTGTPSACEPTCGDELVVGDEECDEGALNGDPSACCTASCSYRLAGETCRPAAGDCDLAEHCTGSSGQCPDDAVAPATTLCRPAAGDCDLAEHCTGSSGQCPDDIVAPATTLCRPAAGDCDLAEHCTGAAVACPPDTGLPDTDGDTVCDALDNCVDVANPTQADGDGDAQGDACDPCTNLVPTVGSKSALTLDKLLPPAGDDKLSFTSFFAAVPGTADIDPLADGVRFLIVDATGALPVDVTIPGGAYVPADKAGWKVNARATVWTYKNAGTVVPAVDGIITVQIKRDPAKPGTLKVKVVGKNGGYAVDPTALPLVPTIVLDPPVAETGRCGEAAFPNTPPAKPSCAVTGGGKTIKCR; the protein is encoded by the coding sequence ATGTGCAACGAGAGGGAGCTGTCCGTTCGGTTCGGGGCCCGTCGGCTCGCGACGGTGCTTCTCGCGGTTCTGGCGCTGATCGCACCGGTGTGCGCCGGCGCCGACACGGACTACGCCAAAGGGCCCGACCCGACCGTGGGGAGCCTGCTCGTGACCGGCCCCTACGCGACGGCATCGGTGTCGGTGCCCTCGTCGGTCGCCGGCTTCGGCGGCGGGGTCATCTACTACCCGCTCGATACCAGCGAGGGGACCTACGGCGCGGTGGTGTTTGCGCCCGGCTTTCTCGCCAACAGCTCGCACTACTCCTGGTTGGGCGAGCGCATCGCCTCGCACGGGTTCGTCGTCTTCCTCATCAACACGAACGGTCCTCTCGACAACGCCGTGTCGCGCGGACAGCAGATCCTCGCGGCCCGCACCTACCTGCTGACGTCCAGTGCGGTGACCGCCCGGCTCGACCCCGCCCGCCTCGCGGTGGCCGGCCACTCGATGGGCGGCGGTGGCTCACTCGAGGCCGCCAAGATCACGTCCGGCCTGCGGGCGGTCATCCCGATGCAGCCCTTCAACAGCAACTGGACCAACTGGAACGGCGTGACCGCGCCCACCCTGATCATCGGCTCCGACGGCGACACCACCGCGCCCGTCGGCACCTATGCCATCCCGTTCTTCGACAGCATCCCGGGGACCACCCAAAAGGCCTACATCGAGCTTCGCAACGCGCTCCACCGCGAACCCGTGAACACCGCCTTCGACGGCGCCGAGAACCCGGTCCACGCCATGTACACGGTGGTGTGGCTGAAGGTCTTCGTCGACGACGACGCGCGCTACGCGCCGTTCCTCTGCCCGAACCCCGGCCCCAGCGACGCCATCCGCGACTTCCGCATCGACTGCCCGAGCGTCCCCACCTGCGGTGACGGCGTGGTCGCCGGCGACGAGGCCTGCGACGACGGCGGCACGCTCGACGGCGACGGCTGCTCGAGCACCTGCACGCTCGAGGCCGGCTGGTCCTGCACGGGCACGCCGTCGGCATGCGAGCCCACGTGCGGCGACGAGCTCGTCGTCGGCGACGAGGAGTGCGACGAGGGCGCGCTGAACGGCGATCCGAGCGCGTGCTGCACGGCCTCGTGCTCCTACCGCCTCGCGGGCGAGACGTGCCGGCCCGCCGCCGGCGACTGCGACCTCGCCGAGCACTGCACCGGCTCCTCCGGGCAGTGCCCCGACGACGCCGTCGCGCCCGCCACCACCCTCTGCCGGCCCGCCGCCGGCGACTGCGACCTCGCCGAGCACTGCACCGGCTCCTCCGGGCAGTGCCCCGACGACATCGTCGCGCCCGCCACCACCCTCTGCCGGCCCGCCGCCGGCGACTGCGACCTCGCCGAGCACTGCACCGGGGCGGCCGTGGCGTGCCCGCCCGATACGGGGCTACCGGACACGGACGGCGACACGGTGTGCGACGCGCTCGACAACTGCGTCGACGTCGCGAATCCCACGCAGGCCGACGGCGACGGCGACGCGCAGGGCGACGCGTGCGATCCGTGCACCAATCTGGTTCCCACCGTGGGATCGAAATCCGCCTTGACCCTCGACAAGCTCCTGCCGCCGGCCGGCGACGACAAGCTCAGCTTCACGAGCTTCTTCGCCGCCGTACCCGGGACCGCCGACATCGATCCGCTCGCCGACGGCGTGCGGTTCCTGATCGTGGACGCGACCGGCGCGCTGCCGGTGGACGTGACCATCCCGGGAGGCGCCTACGTGCCGGCCGACAAGGCCGGCTGGAAGGTCAACGCGCGCGCGACGGTGTGGACCTACAAGAACGCCGGCACGGTCGTGCCGGCAGTCGACGGGATCATCACCGTGCAGATCAAGCGCGACCCGGCCAAGCCGGGAACGCTCAAGGTGAAGGTGGTGGGCAAGAACGGCGGCTACGCCGTCGATCCGACCGCCCTCCCATTGGTGCCGACCATCGTCCTCGACCCACCGGTTGCGGAGACGGGCCGGTGCGGCGAGGCGGCCTTCCCCAACACCCCGCCCGCGAAGCCGAGCTGCGCCGTCACGGGCGGGGGCAAGACGATCAAGTGTAGATGA